The genomic segment TCGAGTTCGTTCCCGAAGGCGAGATCGATTCCCCCCAGCCGACGGTCCTCGGTGCCCACGAACTGCTAGAAGGCAAAAGCTACTTCATTCTCCCGACCACGGCATACGGATTGTACCGCTACCACATCTCGGACCTCGTTCGCGTGACCGGCTTCCAGGGCAAGACGCCACTGGTCGAGTTCCTCGGTAAGGGGCACCGCTTTGCGAACCTGACCGGTGAGAAGTTGAGCGAGTACCACGTGACGAACGCGATGGACGCGGTGGCGAAGCGGGTCGCTCAGCCCGTCACGGCGTACAGCCTGGCGCCGGTCTGGGACGCTCAACAGCCGTACTACGCCATCTTCCTCGAAGAGCCGGACGCGGCGGACGTACTGCGGCTGAAGCAGTTCCTTACGGATTTGGATTCGCAACTCGGGACCGAGAACGTCGAGTACGCGGCCAAACGGGAGAGCGGTCGGCTCGGCGCGCTACGAGCAGCGATCGTCCCGGCCGGAACATGGGCGAAATGGGACCGCGATCGGCTGGCACAGACCGGCGGCTCGCCGGAGCAGTACAAGCACCCGTGCCTGATCGGGGATTTGAAGTTTCGAGAGAGTATGGCGGTAGTGAGGGAAGTGACGGCTGCATGACCATGCAGATTGTTGCGCGCGCATTACTTGTTACGCGCGCAAGAGCCCGCGCAGTTTGCGCATCCAGAATCATTGATGGCTGAACCGGTGAAATCGTGATATAAACATTGTGGCGGCTGAGCGTCCTGCTCAACCGCCACAGCGTACCCCAGGTGGGATTTGAACCCACAACCTGCGACTTCGCCAAAGCGCTGCTGATCCATTCAGCTTCTGGGGCTCCTGGCCCGCTCGGGTGCAACCGAGCGGGCCAGACGTTTTTACCCTACCCGCGCCTGTCAATCATGGTGTTGTCATTTCCAGCTTTTGCTTAGTTCTCGTCGCCTGCGCGGTCGCGCATCCCTGCAAACTCGCTCCTTGCGTCTAATCCAGCTCAGCGTCAGAAATTCTCCGTTTTGCGCAGTCTGTTTCTCTCACGTTGAGCAGGGGTAATGGAGAATTTGGGAAGGTGAGCAAAAGTGTTGCACTTGGTGCCACTTGCGCTACTACTTTGCCGCTCCAGTTCTCGCCTTGCCCGCGTAGAATGCCCGAGTTATGGTTCCCGCCTGTGGGCGACGGCTCGCCCACGGTTCCGCACGGACGCATCACATGATCCGCACCGTCGGGTTCACAGCACTCACGTTTTTTGTGGTCGGCTGCGCTCAGTTTCAGTCCCGCGAGGGTCCATTCGGGACGTCTTCAAAAAATACCAAACCACCGCCCCCCTACGGCTCGGTGGCGCCGGCGAATGTACCGAGTTCACCCGCCCGTATCGTGGGGAACCAATCACCCCTCGGTATCGCCTCGGCTGCGCCGATGACCTCGCCGACGCCCTCTGCGCTGACGCCCTCTCCCAATGATCCGCCACTCGTGCCGCCCCCGAGTGCCAGTGGAGTCGCGCCGGCTGGCGCAACACAGATCGCCTCGGCCGTTGATCCGGGTGAGTTCCCGCCGTTCCGGCGCCGCCCGGAGCCGCGCCCCGATGCGTTGCCGTCGCCCTATGCGCCGAAAGATGCGCCGCCCGCCCCCAAGGCGCCGGCCAAAGGTACGGCGCCGATGGCGAATGCTCCCGCCGCGCCAAGCCCGGCCGCGAAGAACCTGGGCGAGTTAAAGGCCCTTCTTGCGACGGCGAACGCGTCGTGGAAGGGCGTGGACACCTATGAGGTCATGATCACGCGGCGCGAGATCAACGCGAAGGGCGATCAAAACAACGAGTTGGTCTTCTGCCAGTATCGCCGCGAGCCGATGGGCGTGTTCATGCGGACGATTAGCGACGCTGGTAAGGGCCGCGAGATCGTGTACACCAGGCAGGCTGACAAGATGTACGTCATGCTGGGCGAAGGCGACAACCGGCTCGTGCGGGCCGGGTTCCTCGCACCGCCCATCAGCCCCGACGATCCGCGCGTCAAGGAAAAGTCGCGGTACAGCATCCGCGAGGCCGGACTCGGCCGCTACATTGCTGTGCTGAACAATACGGTCGCCAAACTGGAAGCCGGGCGGATCCCCGCCGATGCCGTCATTTATGACGGTGAGGTGAAACGGCCCGAGTACCCGTACCCGCTGGTCGGCGTGACACACAAGGTGCGGCCGGGCGATGAACCGTTCATGCCGAACGGCGGGGTCCGGTATCACTTCTTCGACATGAAAAAGGATTCGCCGGCGTTCGGCCTGCCGGTTCTCGTCACCGCGTCCGAGGCGGCCGGGAAGGAACTCGAGTACTACCTGTACGAGAAGTTCAAATGTCCGGCCGGGCTGACAGATGCCGACTTCGACCCGGCCAGGTTGGGAAAGAAGAAGTAACTACGCGCTCGGTGCTCCGTTCTGCGTCCCGTCCGGGGGCTGTGTCAGGTCCGTCTCCGGCGGGCTCGTGATCGCTGGGTCCGCCTGTTGATCCGGCGTGGTTGGTGGCAAATCTGTCTCGGTTGTGTGGTACGGCTGCTCGATCACATACACCTTGCCGAACAGCTTCTCGACCACCGGCAGGAGCGGTATCGACGGATCGCGGAACCCGAGCCACTGAACCGTTGCGTTCTCGTACAGGAGCGGGATCACTTCGCGCGAAATGTTTGTCCAGCCCCCGTCGCTGGTGGTCATCACGTCCAGGTGTGGCAGCGCGAACACCACACCTTCCATTTCCGACCGCACGGCCCAGCGGACCTGTGCGATCGTTGCCACCATGATGCCCGCGTCGTTCGGCGTGTCTTCTGTGGGGCGGCCGTCGAGGTAGCCGCACTTCACGCCCGCAGCTTTTAACCGTTCGCGCACGTTCGCATACACGGGCAACGTCCAGCCCTTGTCACACACGACGAGGCAACTTACCCCGCGGCGGATGTCGGTCGTGAGGTCAGCCAGGAGGCCGGCGAGCGGGGCGACACTCGGCGGGTTGGGCATGATGTGTCCACGGAAGGAAGACAGATCACGAGTCAGTGCGGAATCCGTTATTCAGTCGGTGAACCAAACCTAATGAGCGACAACTGTTGCGACAAGCAGAATCACGGCGAGTGGGTAGGCTCCGGTCGCTCCCATCACCAACTCGGGGTCCCAGTCATCGCGGATCCAAAACAGCCAGGAACGGTACTTGTTAGCTAACATGCTAAACGACGGTTGAGTGACGGTCAATTCTCACTCGGGGGCGCCGAGGTGGGGTCCTGACAGCATGACAGGCCGAATACGTTTAATGGCAGGTGAATTGGTGTACTGGACCGGACTCCGGCTTGACCCGGCACGCGCATCCGACGTATTCTTCTAGAGTTACTGCCGCTTCGCACTCTCCCACCCGCGGCGGCATCCTGTTTGCTATGCCCCAATTCACAAGGTTCCTTCCGGTGGCGTGTTCGGCGGCATCCGCGCGGACGCACGCCCGGGGAGGTGGCGATGGTGACCGAACTCCGCCCCGAAAGCGGCGGACCGACGAAGGCGAGTGGTCCGGACGATCAGTGGCGATTTTCCATCCTGATCGCAGACGACGACCGCGGTACGCGCGAAACGCTCGGCGAGATGCTCCGCGCTCGGGGGTTTCGGACCGTTCTTGCGGCCGACGGCGGTGAGGCGGTCGAACTCGTGCAGGTGGACCTCGTTCACCTGGTGCTGTTCGACATGCACATGCCGCGGTTGACGGGGCTCGAAGCGTTCGCAGTGATCCGTCAGACACTCGACCGCCTGCTGCCGGCCGTGCTCATGACGGCGGACGCGAATAACGACCTGATTCGGCAGGCGTTCGCCGCCCAGGTGTACAGTGTGATCCCCAAGCCGGTGAACGGCAACGTGGTGTTGCACACGCTGGAGCGGGCCCTGGCGAAGGTGTACGGACCGCGGCCGGACAAACCCGGCGAAACGAAGCCGAACGCCCCGCAGCCGCCCCCGCCGACCGAAGAATGACTAGCGACCTGTTCACAGACCAGGAGACTCTCTGATGGCCGCGTTGAAGATCGTCCCGCTGAACGACAAGATCGTCGTCAAGCGCCTCGAAGCCGACGACAAGACCGTCGGTGGCATCATCCTCCCGGACACGGCGAAGGAGAAGCCCAAGCAAGGCGAGATCCTCGCCATCGGCGAAGGCAAGCCGCTCGACGACGGCAAGCGGGCTCCGTTCCAGGTGAAGGTCGGCGACCGCGTGCTGTTCAGCAGCTACTCCGGCAGCGAGGTCACCCTCGACGGCAAGGAGTTCCTCATCATGACCGAAGACGACATCCTCGCCGTCGTGGACTGAGGCACCGCCGGGTAACCGAACTCGCAGACCTAAGGCAGGGGCCGTCCCCTGCCTTTACGCGTTCGGTCCACTTCGATCCCGCGCCGATCCGTTTGCCAACTCGCTCCTTCGTAAGCCCGACCCGGATGCGTTTAACGTGTCCTGGGGGTCCTTTCGCGCCGATTGTCGGAAAAACTCTTGCGGTGCGGATTTTGCCGCTTATATTGTGAAGCCTGTTCCGGTGTCAGGCCGGGATTGTATCGTGTTCGGTGGTCCCGCGGTTCGTACCCGCTCGGCGTTCGGGCGGGGACCAGGGGTGGCGCCGGCACAGTCGAACGGTGGCTTCGGCTCTTTCGCATGGCTACGAACATCTACGTCGGCAACTTGCCCTGGTCCACGACGACCGACGACCTGTACGGAATGTTCCAGCAGTACGGGGCGGTGACCCGCGCTCAGGTGGTGACGGACCGGGAGACGGGCCGTTCGCGCGGGTTCGGGTTCGTCGAAATGCCCAACGAGGCGGAGGCCAATGCGGCCATCGCTGCTTTAAACAACCAGCCGATGAACGGCCGCCCGCTGACGGTGAACGTCGCCAAGCCGCGCGAGGGCGGCGGGGGCGGAGGCGGTGGAGGCCGCGGGGGATACGGTGGTGGCGGGGGCGGGCGCCGGAGCGGGGGCGGCTACGGCGGTGGCGGTGGGGGCGGTGGCGGCTACAGTGGCGGGTACGGCGGCGGTGACCGCTACTGACGCCCCTCGGACGGAATGACGACAGATTCCCGCTTCCGCTCTTTAACAGTACGAGTAAAATATCAAGCGCGTCCGGTGCAGGCGTTTGTGCCTGTACCGGACGTTCGTTCGTTTTCTCCGGGGAAGTCGTTCCCGCAAAACCACAGTCGGGGGGCATATGGCGAAAGAAGAGGCGATTGAGGTGGAAGGCCGGGTCCGCGAAGCGCTTGCGAACACGCAGTTCCGCGTGGAGCTGGACATCGGCGGCGAGGTGATCGCTCACGTCTCGGGGAAGATGCGGAAAAACTTCATTCGCATCATTCCGGGTGACCGCGTGAAGGTGGAAATCTCTCCTTACGATCTGACGCGCGGGCGCATCACGTTCCGGGTTCGCGGTGATCGCGTCAGTTAGTCGCCAATTCGCGCGCGGCGCATCGTCAATCTGCACCGGGTACTTGAGGCAATCTTTACCGATTGCAGACTTTTTTCTTGACTGCAAGCCCTCTTCACGCCAATCTATTCTTCGTCGCTCGACGGATCAGCGACACCCATCACACATGGCCAGGAGGGTCACCCCATGCTCGTTACAACTGAATCCAAGGCCCAGGGTTGGCGTGCGGTTGCGGTCTTCGATGATCGCGCCGACGCCCTTCTGTTCGTCGGTCGTTCGTCCACCCAGGTTCGTCAGATGTACGCGGAAGCGTTCGCCGAAGTCCTCGATGAAGAGGAACGCGAACACGTCACCACGATCCAGCTCCAACAGTGGAGTGGGGCTCCGGACGCCGGCCGCTGGGTGCTGAAAACCACGCTCAAGGTGCCGACACCTGCTGCCAAGGTTCGCCTGGCTGCGTAACGGCCACGAGCGTTTGGTTCTATTGCGATCGCCCTTAGTGACTGTCGTCTCGATTCATCCCCCGCTGAACCGGGGGGAGTAAGCCGCTGAATCCCCCCGAACCAACTCATCGGGATTTCCCTCCATTTCTTGCCTCGGTTCAACAGCGGCGGTCGGCGCGGTCGGCGCAATCTGTCTTGCTTACCGGCCTTGCAACCGGACTCCCCTTCCCGAACAATACATCAACCAACGAACCGGCACGCGCCCGTTACTCCGTCCGAGACCTCTCCGTGCGCGCCGGTCCAGCCGAGAGGAACGTCGATGAACTCCTACGCCTCGCTGTGCGACGATTTCGGGGTCAGCACTTACGTCCACAGCAAGCTCGAAATGCCAACGGGGCGCGAGACCGTTTTGCACTTCTTCGAGGCGGTTCAGAAGGTGGCCC from the Frigoriglobus tundricola genome contains:
- a CDS encoding DUF1571 domain-containing protein, which gives rise to MANAPAAPSPAAKNLGELKALLATANASWKGVDTYEVMITRREINAKGDQNNELVFCQYRREPMGVFMRTISDAGKGREIVYTRQADKMYVMLGEGDNRLVRAGFLAPPISPDDPRVKEKSRYSIREAGLGRYIAVLNNTVAKLEAGRIPADAVIYDGEVKRPEYPYPLVGVTHKVRPGDEPFMPNGGVRYHFFDMKKDSPAFGLPVLVTASEAAGKELEYYLYEKFKCPAGLTDADFDPARLGKKK
- a CDS encoding response regulator, with amino-acid sequence MVTELRPESGGPTKASGPDDQWRFSILIADDDRGTRETLGEMLRARGFRTVLAADGGEAVELVQVDLVHLVLFDMHMPRLTGLEAFAVIRQTLDRLLPAVLMTADANNDLIRQAFAAQVYSVIPKPVNGNVVLHTLERALAKVYGPRPDKPGETKPNAPQPPPPTEE
- the groES gene encoding co-chaperone GroES, translated to MKIVPLNDKIVVKRLEADDKTVGGIILPDTAKEKPKQGEILAIGEGKPLDDGKRAPFQVKVGDRVLFSSYSGSEVTLDGKEFLIMTEDDILAVVD
- a CDS encoding RNA recognition motif domain-containing protein, whose amino-acid sequence is MATNIYVGNLPWSTTTDDLYGMFQQYGAVTRAQVVTDRETGRSRGFGFVEMPNEAEANAAIAALNNQPMNGRPLTVNVAKPREGGGGGGGGGRGGYGGGGGGRRSGGGYGGGGGGGGGYSGGYGGGDRY
- the infA gene encoding translation initiation factor IF-1; this encodes MAKEEAIEVEGRVREALANTQFRVELDIGGEVIAHVSGKMRKNFIRIIPGDRVKVEISPYDLTRGRITFRVRGDRVS